The genome window GGGAGTACcaattccagcagctcctgcctcctgTGGGCACCTGGCACACACCAGGCACTGCCACGGAGCTGCGGGGAGCCCGGGTGCCCTCTGAGCTCggggagctgctctgagcaggcgGAAAATGACTCTCAGACAGGTCCTAGAGCCAGGAATGGTTGGATTTCTTGGGAACAGCTCAGTAGGTGAGTGTCCTGTCCTGttgctgtgccagctgcccaCACCTCCTGCCCCCACACTGGCACGTgactgggttttggggggtgaGCAGAGCTGTCCTTGTGTGCCTGCAGGGCTGATGCTGAACTTGGGATCctcctgcttttttcctttccctttggaGCTGGGAAGAAAATCCAccaagtgctctctgcctggAGAGGTGCTGAGCTGGAGATCTCGGGGCTGGAGTACAGGCCCTGCTTGCCAAGCAAGGGAGGGCTTTCAGCAGGGACACTTCTGAGGGGAGAGGTCTGCGTGGGTGttttcctgggagaagagggagagacTCAATTCCCAAAGGGATTAGCCAAGAAGAGATGAAGGAAGTGACTGGgtgtattttctttgtattcagcagtattttatttatttatatatttactgCAGGGATagaacaaatgaaaaagcaCCAAAGATTGATGCTTCTGAGGTTGCATTGCAAGGGCAGAGCCTGAGAATTCCTGCTTGGAACCCTGCAGGAAACAGGGCTGGGACTCCCTGGGATGTCCCAGGGCAGGAGGTGGCTCTGATGGCCCAGTCTGGGTGGGCAGGGGGAGATGGCACCGGTGCAgtgcccagggaagggagaggagaggatgtGACTGACAGGTGCTATGGAAAGGGAATATTTATTAACTTCCACTGGTCCTTGGTTCAATCCCAGCTGATATTTATGGGAAATCTATTTCAGGAGTCAAATCTAACTTAACAATGTCTTCTCAATAATGTCCAAACCAAGAGGTTGCTGAAACTAATTAAGGATCAGGCTCCAATCAGGTGGAGAAGTTAAGCTGTAGGACCAGACTTAATGAAGTCTGTCCAGagagaatattttaatatttaaagagAACATTCAGTGTTTACATAAGTCCTTTCCTGACGTGAAGTCACAGTTAGATCATTTCAGAGGTGGTTTTTAAAGCCTTTTATTCCTGGCTcagacagagctgggctggaaaaCGCCTTTCCCATGTCCCTTGGACTCAATGAGGCTTCTGAAGAGATCCAGTCCAGCCAGAAAGGTTTCCAGTGGCgaggaaaatcaaaacaaaaataaaaaaaaaacagctgtgTGAAGgtttttctctttgcagcatCTCTgtctgctgtgctggtgctgggatTGATGGGTTTGCTCTGGATGTGTTCAGGTCTTAAACCAAcacagctgcagggctgaggctcgAGAACTCAGGGAGGCTGGAGCAGTCCTGAAGGGCAGGGCTTGAAATCCCTGGAGATGTTGCTCAAGAACAAATCTGTTTACACAAACAGCTTTGAGAAGAGAATTGTCAGTCAAGGCACTTCTATTCTCAGCTCAGGAGCAACTGCAAGAGTAAATATCCCTCAggtgggctggggctgagctgggttGCAGCTGGTGCAGAGCCAAAGGAGTTTCTTGTCAAACCTCCCTCTCCACTCTTGCCCTGGTGTCTCTTTTCCCGTGTTGTCCAGGCTCTCAGGATGGTTTCGAGGAAGGTGGTGGTCAGTTTGCTGctggtgtccctgctgtccgTGCTGGCTGAGCAGACCCAAGGCTTCATGCCCTTTTTCACCCAGAGTGACTTCCAGAAAATGCAGGTAACCCCTCTGGAATGAATAAACCAAGAAAGGTTTCTCCTGCCCTCATCCCCCAAACTGCAGTGCACACCATCAACAGGAAACACTCTGATATCCTTCTCCCAAAATCCATGCCTTTGTGGGGGAGGCAGAGGGAAATTTTAAGGTGTGAGATAGAAAGGAAGAGCCTGGACCCCCCTGCCAAAGGTCTGCCACTCCTGTGGGGGTGTCACCTGCAGTTCCTGCGggtcctttccctttcctcgGTGCTGGAATtcttccagagcagctgcagcctcccaTCAGCTCAGTGATGGCTCTTTTGTTGTAACAAATAATTAACCATCCCCCGGCTGGTTGTCACCTCTGGGACGTGCAGAGAGAACgtttttccttttgaagtgAAACAAATACCGTTGAAAGGTGTCAGGCAGGCTCAGAGCCGGCAGCTTCTGAAACACAGCCCCAATGAGCTTCCCCCGCACTGCCGAGCCCCTGGATACCGGGAGAAATCCCATTTCCAACACCTACCCCTGGATCACAATTGCTTTTTGTGGGGAGCACAGGCATTCTTAATGTTCTTGAGGAGGATGGGGACCCACATGGGCTGTGCTGGTACTGCACAGCCCTTGTAGCCCCGTGTCTGCCAGGGATTGGGATTTTCTGGATGAACAAAGGGGAAATCTGTCCCCCAaaggctgtccctgcccctcctgttCTCACATGCTGGACAGTGAGCATGGCCTGTGCCACGTTTGACATGTCCTGCTGTGTCTGTCATATTCCAAAGCACCTTTGGCTTTTTCCAGAGGGTCCTGAAGGCAACTAAATAAATGGGGATGGGCTGACATTACGGACCTgcagaaaggctgggaaaacGTGACCTCTCTGCACATGCAGGGCTCGGTTCAATTTCCTTGcagtgctccagcagagccaggccaAGTTCTGTGGGACAACTGGGGTAGGTCCCAGTGCTGTCAGCTCCCATGGGAAGGTCCCATTGCTGTCAGCTCCCATGTCCTGCTGACAGAGTTCCCCCACCACACGTGGCCCCGTAACCTGACCTcgcacccagcactgctgaatTTCAGTCCCCAAAGGCCACTCAGGCCACAGCTGATGGGCCCTTCCCAGGAGGATTCCACCATCCTGCTGGTTCTGTGCCCAGCACCGTGGATGCCTGGCTGTTGGGACAGCACAGAGTGGGTTTGCTGCTGATCCCAGCATCACCAACTGCCCCCTCTGCTCTCTGCCCCGaagctgcaggaaaaggagaggaacaAGGCAGGGCAGAAGAAATCCCTGAGCtcgctgcagcagctggaggaggaaggTTTCTCTGAGCAATCCGGTGTGGATGTCAATGCAGCCAAGACCCTCCAGGTATGTGGAGCCATTTGACTCTGAGAAGCCCACAAGGACATGCAGGGGACAAGGAGTCCAAGAGACGTCCTCTGCCAGCCTGCCTGCTTACATCAGAGAGAAGTTTTAGCTCCATCCCAAATTATCTTGGTCGCTCAGCAGCCAGGTCACCCCTGAGACACAACAGCTTCTCCCTGAGGAAGATGGAATAGCTCGAGGTCTCTTTGGCAGGTAGTGAAGCCCAGCCAGGTGCAAGGCAGGAGCTCCCAGTTCTGCTTCAGCTCCTGCTTGGTGTCACCTCTGACCCCACAGTTCTCTGCACTGGCGAGGCCTTATTTAAAAACTTGGGCTCAAAGTCTGtacacagagcagaaaatggGCAATTTTAGGGATTGAAGTGCCAGGCTAAGCCCTCAAAGGCAGACTTACCTGGCAAGCCGTGTCTGGAAATTGTGCTTTGCCACTTGAGCACAGGGAACTTTTCCTGTGTGGGCAGCCACTCCTGCAGGGAGcttggctgtgctctgccagcaAAAGGAGGGTGCAGGTCCCCCCAAACACGGACAGACCCCGTGGGACAGGCAGCAGGACCAACCAGGCTGGAATTTGGCCAAGGCACAGCTTAATGTGCAACTCCTCCCGCACTCGTGATGCACCAGCACTCGGTAATGGGATTTAAACAGCAAAATGCCCAGTTCAAAGTGTGAAATACCCAGCACATCCCCACGGCTGGCCAGCACCAGAACAGAGCtctttgcttcaggcacagctGGCTCCAAGTCCagcaggctggagcaggaccaCAGCTTGTCCTCAGCTGTTGCTAGGGCAGgagctctgcaggctcaggctgGAAGGGTCGATGTGCCACACAGTGGAGGATTAGAAggttcagaaattattttctttgcagtccctgctgccaggaggTGCCTTTATCTGGATTTCTGAGCCAGCCCACGGGTTATGCAACAGCACTCTGAACAACTCAAGAGTGTGTTGCCTTCAAAATGTTGCTTTTCCCCATATGAGGCTCATCTTCTTCCCTCCAAACCCTAAACCCTCCACTAACTCGATCCAAGTGGGGTCAAAGCACCCCAacctccctccctctgctcccctcacCTTTTTGTTCTGACTTCTCTGCTTTCCTCTACAGCAGGCCCTTCCTGCCAGAGCTTGGCTTACCCCAAGGCAGCTGGAAAAATACCAAGATGTCCTGGAGAaactgctggcagagctgttaCAGGACACCCCAGATGGTACTGTCAGAGGGTTGATTTCTGCCTTGGGAATTCTGCCTTTCCTTCTTCTCACCAGCTCATCAGCACAGAGATATTTATATTCCCCAGGAGGGTTTTTGTGTCATGTTTGCTCACTTTGTGGAGCCCTCAGATCCCAACTGCTCCCGTGTGCACCCTTCTGGGAAGGTTATTCCCTCATAAGGTGCTGCCTATGCCCCAGAGCTGATACTGactggaagcagcagcacaaccCTTCCCAACAGCTCTGTttgccacttccctgctcctcctcttcccaaaaaGTCCTCAATCTCCAGGGAACAATTTCCAGCAGAGCTTATAACAGGAACTGTACCTGTGAGGCA of Anomalospiza imberbis isolate Cuckoo-Finch-1a 21T00152 chromosome 26, ASM3175350v1, whole genome shotgun sequence contains these proteins:
- the MLN gene encoding promotilin isoform X2 yields the protein MVSRKVVVSLLLVSLLSVLAEQTQGFMPFFTQSDFQKMQLQEKERNKAGQKKSLSSLQQLEEEGFSEQSGVDVNAAKTLQQALPARAWLTPRQLEKYQDVLEKLLAELLQDTPDGTVRGLISALGILPFLLLTSSSAQRYLYSPGGFLCHVCSLCGALRSQLLPCAPFWEGYSLIRCCLCPRADTDWKQQHNPSQQLCLPLPCSSSSQKVLNLQGTISSRAYNRNCTCEAAQHVQPAWNTSLPARGLNTDT
- the MLN gene encoding promotilin isoform X1 translates to MLLKNKSVYTNSFEKRIVSQGTSILSSGATARVNIPQALRMVSRKVVVSLLLVSLLSVLAEQTQGFMPFFTQSDFQKMQLQEKERNKAGQKKSLSSLQQLEEEGFSEQSGVDVNAAKTLQQALPARAWLTPRQLEKYQDVLEKLLAELLQDTPDGTVRGLISALGILPFLLLTSSSAQRYLYSPGGFLCHVCSLCGALRSQLLPCAPFWEGYSLIRCCLCPRADTDWKQQHNPSQQLCLPLPCSSSSQKVLNLQGTISSRAYNRNCTCEAAQHVQPAWNTSLPARGLNTDT
- the MLN gene encoding promotilin isoform X3, with the translated sequence MLLKNKSVYTNSFEKRIVSQGTSILSSGATARVNIPQALRMVSRKVVVSLLLVSLLSVLAEQTQGFMPFFTQSDFQKMQLQEKERNKAGQKKSLSSLQQLEEEGFSEQSGVDVNAAKTLQQALPARAWLTPRQLEKYQDVLEKLLAELLQDTPDAA